Proteins from a genomic interval of Kitasatospora herbaricolor:
- a CDS encoding dihydrodipicolinate synthase family protein, whose amino-acid sequence MTGTVLEGIIAYPVTPFSAADGRVDTGRLAALVDRLVRAGCHAVAPLGSTGESAYLDDEEWYEAAEASVGAVAGRVPAVVGIADLTTRSAVRRARFAERAGADVVMVLPLSYWKLDEREVDRHFTAVADAVGIPVMIYNNPATSGIDLSPELMVSLAERVDNITMVKESSGDVQRMHRLAQLSEGRLPFYNGSNPLALEAFAAGAAGWCTAAPCLIPELTLELYRAVRAGDLPAARAAFYRQLPVLQFILKGGLPTTVKAGLALDGFPAGDPRHPLLPLDAGRTGELAELLAAAR is encoded by the coding sequence ATGACCGGGACCGTGCTCGAAGGAATCATCGCCTACCCGGTGACGCCGTTCTCCGCGGCCGACGGCCGGGTGGACACCGGCCGGCTCGCCGCCCTGGTCGACCGCCTGGTCCGGGCGGGCTGCCACGCCGTCGCGCCGCTCGGCTCCACCGGCGAGAGCGCCTACCTGGACGACGAGGAGTGGTACGAGGCCGCCGAGGCGTCGGTGGGCGCGGTGGCCGGCCGGGTGCCGGCGGTGGTCGGCATCGCCGACCTCACCACCCGCAGCGCCGTCCGCCGGGCGCGGTTCGCCGAGCGGGCCGGGGCCGATGTGGTGATGGTGCTGCCGCTGTCCTACTGGAAGCTGGACGAGCGCGAGGTCGACCGGCACTTCACGGCGGTCGCGGACGCGGTCGGCATTCCCGTGATGATCTACAACAACCCGGCCACCAGCGGGATCGACCTCTCGCCCGAGCTGATGGTGTCCCTGGCCGAGCGGGTCGACAACATCACCATGGTCAAGGAGAGCAGCGGCGACGTGCAGCGGATGCACCGGCTCGCCCAACTGTCGGAGGGACGGCTGCCGTTCTACAACGGCAGCAACCCGCTCGCGCTGGAGGCGTTCGCGGCGGGCGCGGCCGGCTGGTGCACGGCGGCGCCCTGCCTCATCCCGGAACTGACCCTGGAGCTCTACCGCGCGGTGCGGGCCGGCGACCTGCCGGCGGCCCGGGCGGCGTTCTACCGCCAGCTGCCCGTCCTGCAGTTCATCCTCAAGGGCGGCCTGCCGACCACCGTCAAGGCGGGGCTGGCGCTCGACGGGTTCCCCGCCGGAGATCCCCGGCACCCGCTGCTCCCGCTGGACGCCGGCCGGACGGGGGAGCTGGCGGAGCTGCTGGCGGCCGCGCGCTGA
- a CDS encoding aldolase, with the protein MAETFGATKEELVDLAHRRMDSEIPDSDWTTRQKVALTCRILFDAGHDSGLAGQITARAERPGTYWTQRLGLGFDEITEDNLLLVDEDLHVLEGTGMANPANRFHSWVYRARPDVDCIIHTHPLHIAALSMLEVPLVVSQMDLCPLYDDCAFLPLWPGIPVGNEEGELIAAALGDKRALLMAHHGQLVAAGSVEEACSLAVLIERAARLQLLAMSAGTVKELPDALAREAHDWISTPKRDQASFAYYARRALTTHQDCFTGGA; encoded by the coding sequence GTGGCAGAGACGTTCGGCGCGACGAAGGAGGAGCTGGTGGACCTCGCCCACCGCCGTATGGACTCCGAGATCCCCGACAGCGACTGGACGACCCGGCAGAAGGTGGCGCTCACCTGCCGGATCCTGTTCGACGCCGGCCACGACTCCGGTCTGGCCGGCCAGATCACCGCCCGGGCCGAACGGCCCGGGACCTACTGGACCCAGCGCCTCGGGCTGGGCTTCGACGAGATCACCGAGGACAATCTGCTCCTGGTCGACGAGGACCTCCACGTCCTCGAAGGCACCGGGATGGCCAACCCGGCGAACCGGTTCCACAGCTGGGTCTACCGGGCCCGGCCGGACGTGGACTGCATCATCCACACCCACCCGCTGCACATCGCGGCGCTGTCCATGCTGGAGGTGCCGCTGGTGGTGTCCCAGATGGACCTCTGCCCGCTCTACGACGACTGCGCCTTCCTGCCGCTCTGGCCGGGCATCCCGGTCGGCAACGAGGAGGGCGAGCTGATCGCCGCGGCACTCGGCGACAAGCGGGCCCTGCTGATGGCCCATCACGGCCAGCTGGTGGCCGCGGGGTCGGTCGAGGAGGCCTGCTCCCTGGCGGTGCTGATCGAGCGCGCCGCCAGGCTCCAGCTGCTGGCGATGTCGGCCGGCACCGTCAAGGAACTCCCCGACGCGCTCGCCCGCGAGGCGCACGACTGGATCTCGACCCCGAAGCGCGACCAGGCCTCGTTCGCCTACTACGCCCGCCGGGCGCTGACCACCCACCAGGACTGCTTCACCGGAGGTGCCTGA
- a CDS encoding helix-turn-helix domain-containing protein yields the protein MTSRLRVLRKQNRLSLDALAEQVGVTKSYLSKVERGLSVPSISTALKLARALRVDVGRLFSEEVEPELITVVRAGERTPIGTDAPDGPHYEGIATGLSGKRMVPFVMYPPEDLAGSPYKSHAGEEFFFVHAGEVELEFPERTITLGTGDSVYFNAGLPHRSRRLGPAPATVLIVIHDDPAQPADRVPALP from the coding sequence ATGACCAGCCGTCTGAGGGTGCTGAGGAAGCAGAACCGCCTCAGCCTGGACGCTCTCGCCGAGCAGGTCGGGGTGACCAAGAGCTACCTCTCCAAGGTCGAGCGCGGCCTGAGCGTGCCCTCGATCTCGACCGCGCTGAAGCTGGCCCGGGCCCTGCGGGTCGACGTCGGGCGGCTGTTCTCCGAGGAGGTCGAACCCGAGCTGATCACCGTGGTGCGGGCCGGCGAGCGGACCCCGATCGGCACCGACGCCCCCGACGGGCCGCACTACGAGGGGATCGCGACCGGGCTGAGCGGCAAGCGGATGGTGCCGTTCGTGATGTACCCGCCCGAGGACCTGGCCGGTTCGCCGTACAAGTCGCACGCGGGCGAGGAGTTCTTCTTCGTCCACGCGGGCGAGGTCGAACTGGAGTTCCCGGAGCGGACGATCACCCTCGGCACCGGTGACAGCGTCTACTTCAACGCCGGGCTGCCGCACCGCTCGCGGCGGCTGGGGCCGGCTCCCGCCACCGTGCTGATCGTGATCCACGACGATCCCGCGCAACCCGCCGACCGGGTCCCGGCGCTGCCCTGA
- a CDS encoding DUF4231 domain-containing protein: MATGAGSMGRVREDELLPELFWAADSASQQGQRRSVALSRWELVLLVAAAATGSADGPLWAWFAAVAYLGAICFAVITGRQNPQGLWYEGRAAAESVKTLAWKFAVRADAYQPPPTTLPDAEGLYRFQLARVLHAFRDSRAVRGGATAEVTEAMRGLREQPLSVRREVYLQERVKVQHDWYATKARRCARAGFWTGVLGIVLPALGLVLAVLRALGGFGYDALGTVSAVAASVAAWAQLRQYRPLAAAYALAADELELIRRQLTQLDVRSPDAEELWARLARDAEDAVSREHTTWQARREVRGHEH; encoded by the coding sequence ATGGCGACGGGGGCGGGTTCGATGGGGCGGGTCCGTGAGGACGAGCTGCTGCCCGAGCTGTTCTGGGCCGCCGACTCCGCCTCCCAGCAGGGGCAGCGGCGCTCGGTGGCGCTGTCCCGCTGGGAGCTGGTCCTGCTCGTCGCGGCCGCCGCGACCGGCTCCGCCGACGGCCCGCTGTGGGCCTGGTTCGCGGCGGTCGCCTACCTGGGCGCGATCTGCTTCGCGGTGATCACCGGCCGGCAGAACCCGCAGGGGCTCTGGTACGAGGGCCGGGCCGCCGCGGAATCGGTCAAGACGCTCGCCTGGAAGTTCGCCGTCCGGGCCGACGCCTACCAGCCGCCGCCCACCACCCTGCCGGACGCCGAGGGCCTCTACCGCTTCCAGCTGGCCCGCGTGCTGCACGCCTTCCGGGACAGCCGCGCGGTGCGCGGCGGGGCCACCGCCGAGGTCACCGAGGCGATGCGGGGCCTGCGCGAGCAGCCGCTGAGCGTACGCCGCGAGGTGTACCTGCAGGAGCGGGTGAAGGTCCAGCACGACTGGTACGCCACCAAGGCCCGCCGCTGCGCCCGGGCCGGCTTCTGGACGGGCGTGCTGGGCATCGTGCTGCCGGCGCTCGGCCTGGTCCTCGCCGTGCTGCGGGCGCTGGGCGGCTTCGGCTACGACGCGCTGGGCACCGTCTCGGCGGTGGCGGCCTCGGTCGCCGCCTGGGCCCAGCTGCGGCAGTACCGGCCGCTGGCGGCCGCGTACGCGCTGGCCGCCGACGAACTGGAACTGATCCGGCGCCAGCTCACCCAGCTGGACGTGCGTTCGCCGGACGCCGAGGAACTCTGGGCCCGGCTGGCCAGGGACGCCGAGGACGCGGTCTCCCGCGAGCACACCACCTGGCAGGCCCGCCGGGAGGTGCGCGGACACGAGCACTGA
- the fxsT gene encoding FxSxx-COOH system tetratricopeptide repeat protein, whose amino-acid sequence MEEDRNGRIVTFYSYKGGTGRTMALANTAWILAANGFRVLTVDWDLEAPGLAKFFHPFIDQAVLAGTTGMMDLIAEYREEALRPVEHGPDWHLDFARVHPHALSLAWPLFPSGGSLDFLSAGQFNRDYSEAVGRLDWDIFYDRFDGGQFFDALRADMRKRYDYVLIDSRTGLSDIAEICTVQMPDDLVVCFTLSDQSIDGASRIAQHIHDRYRDRGIRILPVPMRIDEGEKEKADAGRALARIRFDGLPAGLGGDELAHYWGSVEIPYRPFYAYEEILATFGDQGGSPTSMLAACERLTGMLTEGRVSSLPPVDEEVRLRYVDAFTRRRPSVPADLYLSYVPEDRMWADWIESVLSRAGFRVLPRDLSAGSDPRHETERGIDAAYRTVAVLSPAYLRSPQARALWESVVSSDPSGTRRQLVPVRVGDVRLTAPFSNRNPVDLVGRDEAQSVQTLLRALGRGEIPLEEASGTGPRFPGSKPQVWDVPPRNPSFTGRATVLEQLRNQLRGGMAAVLPTPQTLYGLGGVGKTQVALEYAHRFMSDYDLVWWIDAEQTELVAPALAELARRLGLRVGDSVTEAAEAAREALRRGTPTSRWLLIFDNADEPSEIRRFFPGGSGHILVTSRNQAWSGHAEALEVDVFTRGESIEHLCRRARGLSRTDADRVADAVGDLPLAVEVAAAWLDTTGTPVDTYVSQLQAEAARALAVARPTDYPTPVGATWNVSIARLRVQSPAAVRLLQLCAFFAPEPISMNLFYSDQMIRALVKYDEDLNDKFMLGKVIQAIGRYALAKVDAGSNSFQVHRLVQAVIRSEMSEDDQEIAVHEVHRILTGARPVLGDTDDPANWPAFDEIWPHLSPSKAHNCDEPDTRQLLIDRVRYLWKRGELERARDLGHALDEAWTGKLGEDDRQTLLLRFQLANVLRSQGSYAEALALDESTLARQRRLLGEHHPYTLMTAGSLGADRRALGLFQSALDMDREILEQFRELFGDEHPRTLSMANNLAIDYRLVGDSEAARDLDQETLDRRTSVLGPKHPYTLSTKSALARDLRELGDYKGSAELAREVMNDLMDVLEPDLPENLRNAKSLAVSLRKAGNLAEARRITKETYERYLERYGADAPDALACALNLAADYSASGDKEAARDLALTVYDGHRRLFGGEHPFTLACANNLGIYLRGSGDIQAAIARGRDTVEALRRTVGGEHPFTLSAMINLANAYGDDGQYDQAEALERAAHTGLCNRYSSRHPDAVACEANLAVTLRGAGRHTQAAELRARAVAELIRQLGEEHPNTVSARGWKRINRDLEPQPV is encoded by the coding sequence GTGGAGGAGGACCGCAACGGCCGGATCGTCACCTTCTACTCGTACAAGGGCGGCACCGGCCGGACCATGGCGCTCGCCAACACCGCCTGGATCCTGGCCGCCAACGGGTTCCGGGTGCTCACCGTGGACTGGGACCTGGAGGCGCCGGGCCTCGCCAAGTTCTTCCACCCGTTCATCGACCAGGCGGTGCTGGCCGGCACCACCGGCATGATGGACCTGATCGCCGAGTACCGGGAGGAGGCCCTGCGGCCGGTCGAGCACGGTCCCGACTGGCACCTCGACTTCGCCCGGGTCCACCCGCACGCCCTGTCACTGGCGTGGCCGCTCTTCCCGAGCGGCGGCAGCCTCGACTTCCTCTCGGCCGGGCAGTTCAACCGCGACTACTCGGAGGCGGTCGGCCGCCTCGACTGGGACATCTTCTACGACCGGTTCGACGGCGGGCAGTTCTTCGACGCGCTCCGCGCGGACATGCGCAAGCGATACGACTACGTCCTGATCGACAGCCGGACCGGCCTCTCCGACATCGCCGAGATCTGCACCGTCCAGATGCCCGACGACCTGGTGGTCTGCTTCACCCTGAGCGACCAGTCCATCGACGGTGCCTCCCGGATCGCCCAGCACATCCACGACCGTTACCGCGACCGCGGCATCCGGATCCTGCCGGTGCCGATGCGCATCGACGAGGGCGAGAAGGAGAAGGCGGACGCCGGCCGGGCGCTGGCCCGGATCCGCTTCGACGGCCTGCCGGCCGGCCTCGGCGGCGACGAACTCGCCCACTACTGGGGCTCGGTGGAGATCCCGTACCGGCCGTTCTACGCCTACGAGGAGATCCTCGCCACCTTCGGCGACCAGGGCGGCAGCCCCACCTCGATGCTGGCCGCCTGCGAGCGGCTCACCGGGATGCTCACCGAGGGCCGGGTCAGCTCGCTGCCGCCGGTCGACGAGGAGGTCCGGCTGCGGTACGTGGACGCCTTCACCCGGCGCCGCCCGTCCGTGCCGGCCGACCTCTACCTGTCCTACGTGCCCGAGGACCGGATGTGGGCGGACTGGATCGAGTCCGTGCTGAGCCGGGCCGGGTTCCGGGTGCTGCCCCGGGACCTGAGCGCCGGATCGGACCCGCGGCACGAGACCGAGCGGGGCATCGACGCGGCGTACCGCACCGTCGCCGTGCTCTCGCCCGCCTACCTGCGCTCGCCGCAGGCCCGCGCGCTCTGGGAGTCCGTGGTCAGCTCGGACCCCTCCGGGACCAGGCGCCAGCTGGTGCCCGTCCGGGTCGGCGACGTGCGCCTCACCGCGCCGTTCAGCAACCGCAACCCGGTCGACCTGGTCGGCCGCGACGAGGCGCAGTCCGTGCAGACGCTGCTGCGGGCGCTCGGCCGCGGGGAGATCCCGCTGGAGGAGGCCTCCGGCACCGGCCCGAGGTTCCCCGGCAGCAAGCCGCAGGTCTGGGACGTGCCGCCGCGCAACCCCTCCTTCACCGGCCGGGCCACCGTGCTGGAGCAGCTGCGCAACCAGCTGCGCGGCGGGATGGCCGCGGTGCTGCCCACCCCGCAGACCCTGTACGGCCTGGGCGGCGTCGGCAAGACCCAGGTCGCGCTGGAGTACGCGCACCGCTTCATGTCCGACTACGACCTGGTGTGGTGGATCGACGCCGAGCAGACCGAACTGGTCGCCCCCGCGCTGGCCGAGCTCGCCCGCCGGCTGGGCCTGCGGGTCGGCGACTCGGTGACCGAGGCGGCCGAGGCGGCCCGCGAGGCGCTCCGGCGCGGCACCCCGACCTCGCGCTGGCTGCTGATCTTCGACAACGCCGACGAGCCGTCCGAGATCCGCCGGTTCTTCCCCGGCGGCTCCGGCCACATCCTGGTCACCTCCCGCAACCAGGCGTGGTCCGGCCACGCCGAGGCGCTGGAGGTGGACGTCTTCACCCGCGGCGAGAGCATCGAGCACCTCTGCCGCCGGGCCCGCGGGCTGTCCCGCACGGACGCCGACCGGGTGGCCGACGCGGTCGGCGACCTGCCGCTCGCGGTCGAGGTCGCGGCGGCCTGGCTGGACACCACCGGCACCCCCGTCGACACCTACGTCTCCCAGCTGCAGGCGGAGGCGGCCCGCGCCCTCGCGGTGGCCCGGCCGACCGACTACCCGACGCCGGTCGGCGCGACCTGGAACGTGTCGATCGCCCGGCTGCGGGTGCAGTCCCCGGCTGCGGTGCGGCTGTTGCAGCTCTGCGCGTTCTTCGCGCCGGAGCCCATCTCGATGAACCTCTTCTACAGCGACCAGATGATCCGCGCGCTGGTGAAGTACGACGAGGACCTCAACGACAAGTTCATGCTCGGCAAGGTCATCCAGGCGATCGGCCGGTACGCGCTGGCCAAGGTCGACGCCGGCAGCAACAGCTTCCAGGTGCACCGGCTCGTCCAGGCGGTGATCCGCTCCGAGATGTCCGAGGACGACCAGGAGATCGCGGTGCACGAGGTGCACCGCATCCTCACCGGCGCCCGGCCCGTCCTCGGCGACACCGACGACCCGGCCAACTGGCCCGCTTTCGACGAGATCTGGCCGCACCTGTCGCCCTCCAAGGCGCACAACTGCGACGAGCCCGACACCCGGCAGCTGCTCATCGACCGGGTCCGCTACCTCTGGAAGCGCGGTGAGCTGGAGCGCGCCCGGGACCTCGGCCACGCCCTGGACGAGGCCTGGACCGGCAAACTCGGCGAGGACGACCGGCAGACCCTGCTGCTGCGCTTCCAGCTCGCCAACGTGCTCCGCTCCCAGGGGTCGTACGCCGAGGCGCTGGCGCTGGACGAGTCCACGCTGGCCCGCCAGCGGCGGCTGCTCGGCGAGCACCACCCGTACACGCTGATGACGGCCGGCTCGCTCGGGGCGGACCGCCGGGCACTCGGGCTGTTCCAGTCCGCGCTCGACATGGACCGCGAGATCCTGGAGCAGTTCCGGGAGTTGTTCGGCGACGAGCATCCGCGCACGCTCTCGATGGCGAACAATCTGGCGATCGACTACCGGCTGGTCGGCGACAGCGAGGCCGCCCGCGACCTCGACCAGGAGACCCTGGACCGCCGCACCTCGGTCCTCGGCCCCAAGCACCCGTACACCCTCTCCACCAAGTCCGCGCTCGCCCGGGACCTGCGCGAACTCGGCGACTACAAGGGCTCGGCGGAGCTCGCCCGCGAGGTCATGAACGACCTCATGGACGTCCTCGAACCCGACCTGCCGGAGAACCTGCGCAACGCCAAGTCCCTCGCCGTCTCGCTGCGCAAGGCGGGCAACCTGGCCGAGGCCCGCCGGATCACCAAGGAGACCTACGAGCGCTACCTGGAGCGCTACGGGGCCGACGCCCCCGACGCGCTGGCCTGCGCCCTCAACCTGGCCGCCGACTACAGCGCGTCCGGCGACAAGGAGGCCGCCCGCGACCTCGCCCTCACGGTCTACGACGGCCACCGGCGGCTGTTCGGCGGCGAGCACCCCTTCACCCTCGCCTGCGCCAACAACCTGGGCATCTACCTGCGGGGCAGCGGCGACATCCAGGCGGCGATCGCCCGCGGCCGGGACACCGTCGAGGCATTGCGGCGGACGGTCGGCGGGGAGCACCCGTTCACCCTCAGCGCGATGATCAACCTGGCCAACGCCTACGGCGACGACGGCCAGTACGACCAGGCCGAGGCGCTGGAGCGTGCCGCCCACACCGGGCTCTGCAACCGCTACAGCTCCCGCCACCCCGACGCCGTCGCCTGCGAGGCCAACCTCGCGGTCACCCTGCGCGGCGCCGGCCGGCACACCCAGGCCGCCGAGCTGCGGGCCCGGGCGGTCGCCGAGCTGATCCGCCAGCTCGGCGAGGAGCACCCCAACACGGTCTCCGCCCGGGGCTGGAAGCGGATCAACCGCGACCTCGAACCGCAGCCCGTCTGA
- a CDS encoding alpha/beta fold hydrolase, with the protein MASRVVKAADGRALAVESYGDPRGRPVFLLHGTPGSRFGPAPRSTVLYRLGVRLIAFDRPGYGDSDRLPGRAVAAAAVDVRTIADEFGLAEFAVLGRSGGGPHALACAALLPGRVRRAAALVSLAPRDAAGLDWYAGMTASNVHAYREAERGHHRIADSMEFRSRQIKDDPIRLLKGLAPELPATDRIVVADAGIRRMLQSNFREAFRHNADGWIDDVLAFTADWGFKVGDIAVPTWLWHGADDQFSPVEHSRWLADRIPDATLILEPGAAHFGALRVMTAAMKWASG; encoded by the coding sequence GTGGCCTCACGCGTGGTGAAGGCGGCGGACGGCCGCGCGCTGGCGGTCGAGAGCTACGGCGACCCGCGAGGGCGCCCGGTGTTCCTGCTGCACGGCACCCCCGGCAGCCGGTTCGGCCCGGCGCCGCGCAGCACCGTGCTGTACCGCCTGGGCGTGCGGCTGATCGCCTTCGACCGGCCCGGCTACGGCGACTCCGACCGGCTGCCCGGCCGGGCGGTCGCCGCGGCGGCCGTGGACGTGCGGACGATCGCGGACGAGTTCGGGCTGGCCGAGTTCGCCGTGCTCGGCCGCTCCGGCGGCGGGCCGCACGCGCTGGCCTGCGCCGCGCTGCTGCCCGGCCGGGTGCGCCGGGCGGCCGCGCTGGTCAGCCTGGCGCCCCGGGACGCCGCCGGCCTGGACTGGTACGCGGGCATGACGGCGTCCAACGTGCACGCGTACCGGGAGGCCGAGCGCGGGCACCACCGGATCGCCGACAGCATGGAGTTCCGCTCCCGCCAGATCAAGGACGACCCGATCCGGCTGCTCAAGGGCCTGGCGCCGGAACTGCCCGCCACCGACCGGATCGTGGTCGCCGACGCGGGGATCCGCCGGATGCTGCAGAGCAACTTCCGCGAGGCGTTCCGGCACAACGCGGACGGCTGGATCGACGACGTGCTGGCGTTCACCGCCGACTGGGGGTTCAAGGTCGGCGACATCGCCGTGCCGACCTGGCTCTGGCACGGCGCGGACGACCAGTTCTCGCCGGTCGAGCACTCCCGCTGGCTGGCCGACCGGATCCCCGACGCCACCCTGATCCTGGAGCCGGGCGCCGCCCACTTCGGCGCGCTGCGGGTGATGACGGCCGCGATGAAGTGGGCGTCCGGCTGA
- a CDS encoding 2-hydroxyacid dehydrogenase: protein MSDKHLPPVLVTRRLAPGVTERLAPSCAVTLHDDVRPMERAALLKAVHGRAAVITTLDDVVDDEFLDAAGPSLRIVANHAVGTHNIDLAACAARGVPVSNTPGVLTAATADMAWALLLAATRRLGEGERLLRSGQSWAWAPTFLLGMELAGAPLGILGMGRIGQAVARRAAGFDMPVSYHNRTRLPAALEGGSRWLPLDELLAGSAVLVVTCPLSAGTRHLLDARRLALLPAGAVVVSMTAGVVDERALAAALESGALSAAAVDNFEHEPAVPAELLAQERAVLAPHLGSATVGTRQAMGGLAVDNVLAVLAGGAPLTPVAAG, encoded by the coding sequence ATGAGCGACAAGCACCTGCCTCCCGTCCTGGTCACCCGCCGGCTCGCCCCGGGGGTGACCGAGCGCCTCGCGCCGTCCTGCGCCGTCACCCTGCACGACGACGTCCGGCCGATGGAGCGGGCCGCGCTGCTGAAGGCCGTGCACGGCCGGGCGGCCGTGATCACCACCCTGGACGACGTGGTGGACGACGAGTTCCTGGACGCCGCCGGTCCGTCCCTGCGGATCGTCGCCAACCACGCGGTCGGCACCCACAACATCGACCTGGCCGCCTGCGCCGCGCGCGGGGTGCCGGTCAGCAACACCCCCGGGGTGCTGACCGCGGCCACCGCCGACATGGCCTGGGCGCTGCTGCTGGCCGCCACCCGGCGGCTCGGCGAGGGCGAGCGGCTGCTGCGCTCCGGGCAGTCGTGGGCCTGGGCGCCGACCTTCCTGCTCGGCATGGAGCTGGCCGGCGCCCCGCTGGGCATCCTCGGGATGGGCCGGATCGGGCAGGCGGTGGCCCGCCGGGCCGCCGGCTTCGACATGCCCGTCAGCTACCACAACCGCACCCGGCTCCCGGCCGCCCTGGAGGGCGGCTCCCGCTGGCTGCCGCTGGACGAGCTGCTCGCCGGGTCGGCCGTGCTGGTGGTCACCTGCCCGCTCTCGGCCGGCACCCGGCACCTGCTGGACGCCCGGCGGCTGGCCCTGCTGCCGGCCGGCGCCGTGGTGGTCAGCATGACCGCCGGTGTGGTCGACGAGCGGGCGCTGGCGGCCGCCCTGGAGTCCGGCGCGCTGTCGGCCGCGGCGGTCGACAACTTCGAGCACGAGCCCGCGGTGCCGGCCGAGTTGCTGGCGCAGGAGCGGGCCGTCCTGGCGCCGCACCTCGGCAGCGCGACGGTCGGCACCCGGCAGGCGATGGGCGGGCTGGCCGTGGACAACGTCCTCGCGGTGCTGGCCGGCGGCGCGCCGCTGACGCCGGTCGCGGCGGGCTGA
- a CDS encoding TIR-like protein FxsC, whose translation MYDPGGWDEDASRPYFFLSYAHTPKAGARGAGDPNHWVRQLYRDLCEAVLQLTTLPAGAPVGFMDESMHQGELWADRLSQELAACRVFVPLYSPRYFSSLACGQEWHSFTQRPVYPANRDSERTSGVVPVLWVAMGQYKLPEVASQLQFNHASFGPDYAAEGLYALMKLSYFRSAYELAVHRLARRIVEVAEDTVIPVGRKLDFQAQPSAFNVVAPTKQLRISVLSYHRAELPPGRNADYYGARRTDWHPYRPAAERPLAEHAVRLARQLGFQPSVHEFDEEVEELTGGGQPTAPGLLLLDRWALRDERRRELVRRFDRSNTGWVGVLEPWNQDDPDCVEHEGPLNELSDQALRLTHRVARPSFQGLAAGPTGLASLEDFDDALPRAAMKAKYAFEDRTRTGAGDTATPRPSLRDAFRGGRGREAAGLAPPRTDDDHPASAEGDSPHDGAEPGGGNA comes from the coding sequence GTGTACGACCCTGGGGGCTGGGACGAGGACGCGTCCCGTCCTTACTTCTTCCTCAGCTACGCCCATACGCCGAAGGCCGGCGCGCGCGGGGCCGGGGACCCGAACCACTGGGTCCGCCAGCTCTACCGCGACCTGTGCGAGGCGGTGCTGCAGCTCACCACGCTGCCGGCCGGGGCCCCGGTCGGATTCATGGACGAGAGCATGCACCAGGGCGAGCTGTGGGCCGACCGGCTCTCCCAGGAACTGGCCGCCTGCCGGGTGTTCGTACCGCTGTACTCGCCGCGCTACTTCAGCAGCCTCGCCTGCGGGCAGGAGTGGCACTCGTTCACCCAGCGCCCGGTCTACCCGGCGAACCGCGACTCGGAGCGGACCAGCGGCGTCGTCCCGGTGCTCTGGGTGGCGATGGGCCAGTACAAGCTGCCCGAGGTGGCCAGTCAACTCCAGTTCAACCACGCCAGTTTCGGGCCCGACTACGCGGCCGAGGGCCTGTACGCCCTGATGAAGCTCAGCTACTTCCGGTCCGCCTACGAGCTGGCCGTGCACCGGTTGGCCCGGCGGATCGTCGAGGTCGCCGAGGACACCGTGATCCCGGTCGGGCGCAAGCTCGACTTCCAGGCCCAGCCCAGCGCGTTCAACGTGGTGGCGCCCACCAAGCAGTTGCGGATCTCGGTCCTCTCGTACCACCGGGCGGAGCTGCCGCCGGGCCGCAACGCGGACTACTACGGTGCCCGGCGCACCGACTGGCACCCTTACCGGCCGGCCGCCGAGCGGCCGCTGGCCGAGCACGCGGTCCGACTGGCGCGGCAGTTGGGGTTCCAGCCGAGCGTGCACGAGTTCGACGAGGAGGTCGAGGAGCTGACCGGCGGCGGGCAGCCCACCGCCCCCGGCCTGCTGCTGCTCGACCGCTGGGCGCTGCGGGACGAGCGCCGCCGGGAGCTGGTCCGCCGGTTCGACCGCAGCAACACCGGCTGGGTCGGCGTGCTGGAGCCCTGGAACCAGGACGACCCCGACTGTGTCGAGCACGAGGGCCCGCTGAACGAACTCAGCGACCAGGCCCTGCGGCTCACCCACCGGGTGGCCCGCCCCAGTTTCCAGGGCCTGGCCGCCGGGCCGACCGGGCTCGCCAGCCTGGAGGACTTCGACGACGCCCTGCCCAGGGCGGCGATGAAGGCCAAGTACGCCTTCGAGGACCGCACCAGAACGGGGGCGGGCGACACCGCCACGCCCCGGCCCAGCCTGCGTGACGCGTTCCGCGGCGGGCGCGGACGCGAAGCGGCGGGCCTCGCACCGCCGCGCACGGACGACGACCACCCAGCCAGCGCCGAAGGCGACAGCCCGCACGACGGGGCCGAGCCCGGGGGAGGAAACGCATGA